The Budorcas taxicolor isolate Tak-1 chromosome 5, Takin1.1, whole genome shotgun sequence genome includes a window with the following:
- the ARL1 gene encoding ADP-ribosylation factor-like protein 1, with amino-acid sequence MGGFFSSIFSSLFGTREMRILILGLDGAGKTTILYRLQVGEVVTTIPTIGFNVETVTYKNLKFQVWDLGGQTSIRPYWRCYYSNTDAVIYVVDSCDRDRIGISKSELVAMLEEEELRKAILVVFANKQDMEQAMTPSEMANSLGLPALKDRKWQIFKTSATKGTGLDEAMEWLVETLKSRQ; translated from the exons ATGG gTGGCTTTTTCTCAAGCATTTTTTCCAGTCTGTTTGGAACTCGGGAAATGAGGATTTTAATTTTGGGATTAGATGGAGCAGGAAAAACTACAATTTTGTACAGATTACAGGTTGGAGAAGTCGTGACTACTATTCCTA CCATTGGATTTAATGTTGAGACAGTAACATACAAGAACCTTAAATTCCAAGTCTGGGATTTGGGAGGACAGACAAGCATCAG GCCATACTGGAGATGTTATTATTCAAACACAGATGCAGTCATTTATGTCGTTGACAGTTGTGACCGAGACCGAATTGGCATTTCCAAATCAGAATTAGTTGCCATGTTGGAG gaAGAAGAGCTGAGAAAAGCCATTTTAGTGGTGTTTGCAAATAAGCAGGACATGGAACAGGCAATGACTCCCTCAGAAATGGCAAATTCACTTGGGTTACCTGCCTTGAAGGACCGAAAATGGCAAATATTCAAAACTTCAGCAACCAAAGGCACTGGCCTTGATGAGGCAATGGAATG GTTAGTTGAAACATTAAAGAGCAGACAGTAA